The following coding sequences are from one Natrarchaeobaculum sulfurireducens window:
- a CDS encoding DEAD/DEAH box helicase, translating to MNKRSSTDTTDVSITGEGLLETFPRYRDGDDVTVLELPGREAETVPPTDVLRPELAEALENPLYSHQAEALSALAHGQHVCVATSTSSGKTRIYALQIARHVLEARARSEESTAYLLYPTKALSRDQERSLNDFFEALDLEITVRVYDGDTEYGENRRRIREEADVIITNFAGVNTYLHDHDRWARFLSACDLVVIDESHTYTGIHGMHVAWIIRRLKRVLSYYDCDPQYVLTSATIGNPGEHSEALIDEPVTVIDDDGSPTGPRELVLWNPPPRAHQDTGDDRDEWAETDENDTGERATEADATAILERVPATVEAPRILSHLAYHDAQTLLFTPSRKLAELSVKRAAKFRGDNRRTYVNPDRGSAIEPYHAGHSRRQRHGTEHQLKTGLLDGVASTNALELGIDVGEMDATVQLGYPGQRQSFWQQIGRAGRGTKRALSVLVAEHRTLDQYVVSNPEYLLEADVEDAVVDVENDAVFAQHVRCATDELALSEDDAGSFADRDRLERAVEMWRRAGQLTGALEAGVSYVGSPRPQQSISLYATAGEEYEVRLADGVDEQYDPEMEPLARERVLRDFHEGAVRLHQGQQYEVVTVDHSSPRPSVTVRPTNVDYYTRTRTDVTVLDAVSEESRDIGEFTLHFGRGRVLVYHGRYDEVGIHDGMTKSQAIPTENPPLSMETQLCWLEVPKHVERALVEKHREFSVPDLEDGLAETAHLGYAGGLHAAEHAIIGVAPLELMVDKRDLGGLATLSVDSHLDQDVTSDEAARGGSSGADPANTAGAPRNIAAAEATVREIAMGLEREPASGWFVYDGIEGGLGFARAIYDNYEAVAERARELIAGCDCGTVGGCPACVMDDQCGNDNQPLHREAAVDVIDQLLGDADETALEPYLPDEEFGGDRRPPLFYA from the coding sequence ATGAACAAGCGATCATCAACCGACACGACTGACGTCTCGATCACGGGCGAGGGTCTCCTCGAGACGTTTCCGCGTTACCGCGATGGGGATGACGTGACTGTCCTCGAGTTGCCGGGGCGGGAGGCCGAGACGGTTCCGCCCACCGACGTACTCCGGCCGGAACTCGCGGAAGCACTCGAGAATCCGCTCTACAGCCACCAGGCCGAGGCACTCTCCGCCCTCGCCCACGGACAGCACGTTTGCGTCGCGACGAGTACGTCCTCGGGGAAGACGCGCATCTACGCCCTCCAGATCGCCCGTCACGTCCTCGAGGCGCGGGCTCGAAGCGAGGAGTCGACCGCGTACCTGCTCTATCCGACGAAGGCGCTCTCGCGAGATCAAGAACGGAGTTTGAACGACTTCTTCGAGGCACTGGACCTCGAGATCACGGTTCGGGTCTACGACGGCGACACCGAGTACGGCGAGAACCGACGGCGGATCCGTGAGGAGGCGGACGTCATCATCACGAACTTCGCGGGCGTGAACACGTATCTGCACGATCACGACCGCTGGGCTCGTTTCCTCTCGGCGTGTGATCTCGTGGTGATCGACGAGTCACACACCTACACTGGCATCCACGGGATGCACGTCGCCTGGATCATCCGCCGACTCAAACGTGTCCTGTCGTACTACGACTGTGACCCCCAGTACGTCCTCACGAGCGCGACGATCGGTAACCCGGGTGAGCACTCCGAAGCCCTGATCGACGAGCCCGTAACCGTGATCGACGACGACGGCTCGCCGACGGGTCCGCGCGAACTGGTGCTGTGGAACCCGCCGCCTCGAGCGCACCAGGACACAGGCGACGACCGCGACGAGTGGGCCGAGACGGACGAGAACGACACGGGTGAGCGTGCCACCGAAGCGGACGCCACTGCCATCCTCGAGCGCGTCCCAGCGACCGTCGAAGCGCCGCGGATTCTCTCACACCTGGCGTACCACGACGCTCAGACGTTGCTGTTTACGCCCTCGAGAAAGCTCGCCGAGCTGTCGGTTAAGCGGGCCGCGAAGTTCCGAGGAGACAACCGACGCACCTACGTGAACCCCGACCGGGGGAGTGCGATCGAACCCTACCACGCCGGCCACTCGCGCCGACAACGCCACGGCACCGAACACCAGCTGAAGACGGGACTGCTGGATGGCGTCGCCTCGACCAACGCCCTCGAGTTGGGGATCGACGTCGGCGAGATGGACGCGACGGTCCAGCTGGGCTATCCGGGTCAGCGCCAGTCCTTCTGGCAACAGATCGGCCGTGCCGGCCGAGGGACGAAACGCGCGCTCTCGGTACTCGTCGCCGAACACCGTACGCTCGATCAGTACGTCGTCTCGAATCCGGAGTACCTGCTCGAAGCCGACGTCGAAGATGCGGTCGTCGACGTCGAGAACGACGCCGTCTTCGCCCAGCACGTCCGGTGTGCCACAGACGAACTGGCACTTAGCGAAGACGACGCAGGATCGTTCGCCGACCGCGACCGACTCGAGCGCGCCGTCGAGATGTGGCGTCGGGCCGGGCAGCTAACCGGCGCACTCGAGGCCGGGGTCTCTTATGTGGGGTCGCCCCGGCCACAGCAATCGATCTCGCTGTACGCGACGGCCGGTGAGGAGTACGAGGTTCGACTGGCCGACGGTGTCGACGAGCAGTACGACCCGGAGATGGAGCCACTCGCCAGAGAACGCGTCCTCCGGGACTTCCACGAGGGGGCAGTGCGACTCCATCAGGGCCAGCAGTACGAGGTCGTCACCGTCGATCACAGTTCGCCGCGGCCGTCGGTGACGGTTCGACCGACGAACGTCGACTACTACACGCGCACCCGAACCGACGTGACAGTTCTGGATGCGGTGTCGGAGGAATCACGGGATATCGGTGAGTTTACCCTACACTTCGGCCGCGGTCGGGTGCTCGTCTACCACGGCAGGTACGACGAGGTCGGCATCCACGACGGGATGACGAAATCACAGGCGATCCCCACCGAGAACCCGCCGCTGTCGATGGAGACGCAACTGTGCTGGCTCGAGGTTCCCAAACACGTCGAACGCGCACTCGTCGAGAAACATCGCGAGTTCTCGGTTCCCGATCTCGAGGATGGTCTCGCGGAGACGGCCCATCTCGGCTACGCGGGCGGGTTACACGCCGCCGAACACGCAATCATCGGCGTCGCCCCGCTCGAGTTGATGGTCGACAAACGCGATCTGGGTGGGCTGGCGACGCTTTCGGTCGACTCTCACCTCGACCAGGACGTGACTTCGGACGAGGCCGCTCGAGGCGGCTCGTCGGGGGCGGACCCGGCCAACACAGCCGGCGCGCCGCGAAACATCGCGGCCGCCGAAGCGACGGTCAGGGAGATCGCGATGGGCCTCGAGCGCGAGCCAGCCAGCGGCTGGTTCGTCTACGACGGCATCGAAGGTGGCCTCGGCTTTGCGCGGGCCATCTACGACAACTACGAAGCCGTCGCAGAGCGAGCCAGGGAGCTGATCGCAGGCTGTGACTGTGGGACCGTCGGCGGCTGTCCGGCCTGCGTGATGGACGATCAGTGTGGCAACGACAACCAACCACTCCACCGCGAGGCTGCAGTCGACGTTATAGACCAGTTGCTCGGTGATGCAGACGAGACGGCACTCGAGCCGTACCTGCCGGACGAGGAGTTCGGCGGTGACCGACGGCCACCGCTGTTTTACGCGTGA
- the purD gene encoding phosphoribosylamine--glycine ligase — MTETVLLIGGGGREHAIARALDGSDAALYACAGNRNPGIARIAEDFQTLETTDSDAVVEYAESVAANIAVVGPEAPLEAGVADALEAAGIYAFGPKEADARIETDKAFQRRFMAENDVPGNPDFETFDEMEAACEFIDEYDGDLAIKPAGLTGGKGVKVIGDQVTAEEGKKYIRDSEYDRIVLEERLIGEEFTVQAFVANGEFRTAPAVQDHKRAYEGDEGPNTGGMGSYSDATRELPFMTADDYEAAVEIIDAVVDALEDYRGILYGQFMLTSEGPKVIEFNARFGDPEAMNTLPVLETDFLDVLTAARDGESLPDLEFADQATVCKYAVPEGYPTDPEAGAKVKVDEKSAGDALLYYASVDERDDDIYTTTSRSFAVVGVADSITEAEEIAEDALAVAGDEGLHMRHDIGKPDLVQQRIDHVNELRED; from the coding sequence ATGACAGAGACGGTGCTCCTGATCGGCGGTGGTGGCCGCGAACACGCCATCGCCCGCGCCTTGGACGGTAGCGACGCAGCCCTCTACGCCTGTGCGGGCAACCGCAACCCGGGCATCGCCCGCATCGCCGAGGACTTCCAGACGCTCGAGACGACCGATTCCGACGCAGTCGTCGAGTACGCCGAATCGGTCGCGGCCAACATCGCCGTCGTCGGTCCCGAAGCGCCCCTCGAGGCCGGCGTCGCGGACGCGCTCGAGGCGGCCGGCATCTACGCCTTCGGTCCGAAGGAAGCCGACGCCCGCATCGAGACGGACAAAGCGTTTCAGCGCCGATTCATGGCCGAGAACGACGTTCCTGGCAACCCGGATTTCGAGACGTTCGACGAGATGGAGGCCGCCTGTGAGTTCATCGACGAGTACGACGGCGACCTCGCGATCAAGCCCGCCGGTCTCACCGGCGGCAAGGGCGTCAAAGTCATCGGCGACCAGGTCACCGCCGAGGAAGGCAAGAAGTACATCCGCGACTCCGAGTACGACCGGATCGTCCTGGAGGAACGGCTGATCGGCGAGGAGTTCACCGTCCAGGCGTTCGTCGCTAACGGCGAGTTCCGTACCGCCCCGGCCGTCCAGGACCACAAACGGGCCTACGAGGGCGATGAGGGACCGAACACCGGCGGCATGGGCAGCTACTCCGATGCGACTCGAGAACTCCCCTTCATGACCGCCGACGACTACGAGGCGGCCGTCGAAATCATCGACGCCGTCGTCGACGCCCTCGAGGACTACCGCGGCATCCTCTACGGGCAGTTCATGCTCACCAGCGAGGGGCCGAAGGTCATCGAGTTCAACGCCCGCTTTGGTGACCCCGAGGCGATGAACACCCTGCCCGTCCTCGAGACGGACTTCCTCGACGTGCTCACGGCCGCTCGCGACGGCGAGTCGCTGCCCGATCTCGAGTTCGCCGACCAGGCGACCGTCTGTAAGTACGCCGTGCCCGAGGGCTACCCGACCGATCCCGAGGCCGGTGCGAAAGTCAAGGTTGATGAAAAGAGTGCCGGTGACGCTCTGCTCTACTACGCCAGCGTCGACGAACGCGACGACGACATCTACACGACCACCTCGAGGTCGTTCGCCGTCGTCGGCGTCGCCGACTCGATCACCGAAGCCGAGGAGATCGCCGAGGACGCGCTGGCAGTCGCCGGCGACGAGGGCCTGCACATGCGCCACGACATCGGCAAGCCCGACCTCGTCCAGCAACGGATCGACCACGTGAACGAACTGCGCGAGGATTGA
- a CDS encoding aminotransferase class III-fold pyridoxal phosphate-dependent enzyme → MDRNTVEPQVETVPGQRAKRWAEYHHQFAAPSTYVYEFVWDTSADAIGPFCTDVDGNVLLDFTSHVAAAPLGYNNPHLREKLEAFDLVDPSKIAGQDFYVSNGGSPTDTDLPGPSQLMDRLLETVGQYDMDRVFLSNSGAEAVENAIKICYAGGGHRAFTFDGAFHGRTLGALSLNRSKAVHRTGFPEVPGVVALPYPSTDEEYETNWRTDGPGGNVLADKLHPERGVIDPDEVAYVILEPIQGEGGYRPAHPAFARDLEALRHRYDLRVVADEIQSGIGRTGELWAVDHLELTPDVITSAKGLRVGATISRSDVFPEEESRISSTWGAGDIVGALQGALTLEVLQETDVLSNVRDRGEDLRARLEDEVDVRPELLEVRGRGLMLAVEFDTKARRDDVLEAAFRRGLLTLGCGYKTLRLLPPLDVTAREVDLGMELLCEAIDEVTSTA, encoded by the coding sequence ATGGACCGAAACACGGTCGAACCCCAGGTCGAAACGGTTCCTGGCCAGCGAGCGAAGCGCTGGGCCGAGTACCACCACCAGTTTGCCGCCCCCAGCACCTACGTCTACGAGTTCGTCTGGGATACGAGCGCCGACGCGATCGGCCCATTCTGTACGGACGTCGACGGAAACGTCCTGCTCGATTTCACGAGTCACGTCGCCGCTGCCCCGCTCGGGTACAACAACCCACACCTCCGCGAGAAACTCGAGGCGTTCGACCTCGTCGATCCCTCCAAGATTGCCGGCCAGGACTTCTACGTCAGCAACGGTGGTTCGCCGACCGACACCGACCTTCCCGGCCCGAGCCAGCTGATGGACCGACTGCTCGAGACGGTCGGCCAGTACGACATGGACCGGGTCTTCCTCTCGAACTCCGGCGCTGAGGCCGTCGAGAACGCGATCAAGATCTGTTATGCAGGCGGCGGTCACCGAGCGTTCACTTTCGATGGTGCGTTTCACGGACGAACACTCGGTGCACTCTCGCTCAATCGATCGAAGGCCGTCCACCGAACGGGATTCCCCGAAGTCCCCGGCGTCGTCGCCCTTCCGTATCCGTCAACCGACGAGGAGTACGAGACCAACTGGCGAACCGACGGTCCCGGCGGCAACGTCCTCGCCGACAAACTCCATCCCGAACGGGGCGTGATCGACCCCGACGAGGTCGCCTACGTGATCCTCGAGCCGATTCAAGGCGAAGGCGGCTATCGACCCGCCCACCCGGCTTTCGCTCGCGACCTCGAGGCGCTTCGACACCGCTATGACCTGCGAGTCGTCGCCGACGAGATCCAGTCCGGAATCGGCCGAACCGGCGAGCTGTGGGCCGTCGACCACCTCGAGCTGACCCCCGACGTTATCACGAGTGCGAAGGGATTGCGCGTCGGTGCCACGATCTCTCGGTCGGATGTCTTCCCGGAGGAGGAAAGCCGAATCTCCTCCACCTGGGGTGCCGGTGACATCGTCGGTGCTCTCCAGGGCGCGCTCACCCTCGAGGTGCTCCAGGAGACTGACGTCCTCTCGAACGTTCGCGACCGAGGCGAGGATCTCCGGGCTCGACTCGAGGACGAGGTCGACGTCCGACCGGAACTGCTCGAGGTTCGGGGCCGCGGGCTCATGCTCGCCGTCGAATTCGACACCAAAGCCCGCCGCGACGACGTCCTCGAGGCCGCGTTCCGCCGCGGATTGCTCACGCTCGGCTGTGGCTACAAGACCCTTCGCCTGCTCCCGCCGCTCGACGTTACCGCGCGAGAGGTCGACCTCGGGATGGAACTGCTGTGTGAGGCGATCGACGAGGTCACGTCGACGGCCTGA
- a CDS encoding PadR family transcriptional regulator: protein MYDLTGFQRDLLYVIAGEEEPHGLAIKEELENYYEKEIHHGRLYPNLDTLVDKGLVEKGRRDRRTNFYTLTRRGRRELEARRDWEAQYVDL from the coding sequence ATGTACGACCTGACAGGATTCCAGCGCGATCTGCTCTACGTCATCGCTGGCGAGGAGGAACCACACGGACTGGCGATCAAAGAGGAACTCGAGAACTACTACGAAAAGGAGATTCACCACGGACGACTGTATCCGAATCTCGACACGCTCGTCGACAAGGGCCTCGTCGAGAAGGGGCGTCGTGACCGTCGGACGAACTTCTATACGCTCACCCGTCGTGGTCGACGGGAACTCGAGGCTCGCCGCGACTGGGAAGCCCAGTACGTCGACCTGTAA
- a CDS encoding IS5 family transposase, with amino-acid sequence MEVDLLDFVEQCRHLVKQALGKHAGEPASGGFARWKHVVLHCFRLEEDHSYRETPNRLKYMAEIRDALDLDRDDLPDYTTIYKSFDRLKMWVWRALLRVSAQQHPQSGHAALDSTFFDRRSASSYYRQRSGSNVQTLKVTTLTDRESLAVLDVHISARWKHDTKTGPQVVRRNADDLLSVAADKAFHNWITKYEFYALGVEPLILQRGSRPLTVGHNALIRTKGYSQRWMAETSYSTTKRSLGDAVRALGWYRQFREIILMFAISNIEPLCEPL; translated from the coding sequence ATGGAAGTCGATCTCCTCGACTTCGTTGAGCAGTGTCGGCACCTAGTCAAACAAGCGTTGGGGAAACACGCGGGCGAGCCCGCCAGCGGCGGGTTCGCCCGCTGGAAACACGTCGTTCTGCACTGTTTTCGTCTCGAAGAAGACCATAGCTACCGCGAAACGCCGAATCGGCTGAAGTATATGGCCGAGATTCGTGACGCACTCGACTTAGATCGAGACGATCTACCGGACTACACCACGATCTACAAATCGTTCGACCGGCTGAAAATGTGGGTGTGGCGGGCGCTGCTGCGCGTTTCAGCGCAGCAGCACCCGCAGTCCGGACATGCAGCACTCGACAGCACGTTCTTCGACCGCCGCTCGGCCTCGTCGTACTATCGCCAGCGGTCGGGAAGTAACGTTCAAACACTGAAAGTGACGACATTAACCGACAGAGAGTCTCTTGCCGTCCTTGACGTACATATTTCGGCCCGGTGGAAACACGATACGAAGACCGGGCCGCAGGTCGTCCGCCGGAACGCGGACGACCTGCTGTCCGTGGCTGCTGACAAAGCGTTCCACAACTGGATCACGAAATACGAGTTCTACGCACTCGGTGTCGAGCCACTCATCTTACAGCGTGGATCGAGACCGTTGACGGTGGGACATAACGCGCTCATCCGGACAAAAGGCTATTCTCAGCGCTGGATGGCCGAGACTTCGTATTCGACAACAAAGCGCTCGCTCGGCGATGCCGTGCGAGCGCTCGGCTGGTATCGACAGTTCCGTGAAATCATCCTCATGTTCGCCATCTCGAACATAGAACCACTCTGTGAGCCGCTGTAA
- a CDS encoding DUF7117 family protein, producing the protein MKIRGERECTECGTRWSYYETGSVGCPACGSLHSVGLDERTEHTDLQVEFDLTAVRNDVDDAAHDELGERAQKACREYVRQRGFVNAGDLRELDDTYLAASELLYVADVVARERSLAEHEELYFLSLLRDADDGKRPPVEEVPRSLRSGRGLAYANAVRDYRRDVRTWTEGRTLTPDERSALETLGEHAKRFRVLDGDVDPQSAERLIQATRHLANGLRGDDVAFSEAQERLESLEGDLLE; encoded by the coding sequence ATGAAGATCCGTGGTGAGCGCGAGTGCACGGAGTGTGGAACTCGCTGGTCGTACTACGAGACGGGGAGTGTTGGCTGTCCGGCCTGTGGGAGCCTCCACAGCGTCGGTTTGGACGAGCGAACCGAACATACCGACCTTCAGGTTGAGTTCGACCTGACCGCCGTTCGCAACGACGTCGACGACGCTGCTCACGACGAACTCGGCGAGCGGGCCCAAAAGGCGTGTCGCGAATACGTCCGTCAACGCGGGTTCGTCAACGCAGGTGATCTTCGCGAACTGGACGACACGTACCTCGCCGCGAGCGAACTGCTGTACGTCGCGGACGTCGTCGCCCGGGAACGGTCGCTGGCCGAACACGAAGAACTCTATTTTCTCTCGCTGTTACGCGATGCAGACGACGGTAAGCGGCCGCCTGTCGAAGAAGTGCCACGTTCGCTCCGGTCGGGACGCGGACTCGCCTACGCGAACGCCGTTCGGGACTACCGCCGCGACGTTCGAACCTGGACGGAAGGCCGAACGCTGACGCCGGACGAACGAAGCGCCCTCGAGACGCTCGGCGAACACGCCAAACGCTTTCGGGTGCTCGACGGCGACGTCGACCCCCAGTCGGCCGAGCGGTTGATCCAGGCGACACGACACCTCGCAAACGGGCTTCGGGGAGACGACGTCGCGTTCTCAGAGGCACAGGAACGCCTCGAGTCCCTCGAGGGAGACTTACTCGAGTAA
- a CDS encoding bifunctional methylenetetrahydrofolate dehydrogenase/methenyltetrahydrofolate cyclohydrolase, with translation MTEIIDGKAVASQLREDLQDAIETLADAGARPGLATVLMGEDPASQTYVNMKQRDCEEVGIDGIHVEIDGDAPAEELYDAIADLNADDDVHGYIVQSPVPDHVDYRDVIDRVDPAKDVDGFHPENVGRLVAGDARFRPCTPHGVQKLLESVDVDLEGADVTIVGRSDIVGKPLANLLVQKADDGNATVTVCHSRTEKLVEKTRRADIVVAAAGVPELVDGSMVGEGAVVIDVGVNRVEADTEKGYELVGDVEFESAKAKASAITPVPGGVGPMTRAMLLYNTVKAASLQENVDVDLP, from the coding sequence ATGACCGAGATTATCGACGGCAAGGCCGTCGCGAGCCAGCTCCGCGAGGACTTACAGGATGCGATCGAGACGCTCGCCGACGCGGGTGCACGCCCCGGTCTGGCGACGGTGTTGATGGGTGAGGACCCTGCGAGCCAGACGTACGTAAACATGAAACAGCGGGACTGCGAAGAGGTCGGAATCGACGGGATCCACGTCGAGATCGACGGCGACGCACCCGCCGAGGAACTCTACGACGCCATCGCGGATCTGAACGCTGATGACGACGTCCACGGTTACATCGTCCAGTCGCCCGTCCCGGACCACGTCGACTACCGTGACGTGATCGACCGCGTCGACCCCGCAAAAGACGTCGACGGCTTCCACCCCGAGAACGTCGGCCGGCTCGTCGCCGGCGACGCCCGCTTTCGCCCCTGTACGCCCCACGGCGTCCAGAAGCTGCTCGAGTCGGTCGACGTCGACCTCGAGGGCGCGGACGTAACCATCGTCGGCCGATCCGACATCGTCGGCAAGCCGCTGGCCAACCTCCTGGTTCAAAAGGCCGACGACGGGAACGCAACGGTAACGGTCTGTCACTCCCGAACCGAGAAGTTAGTCGAGAAAACCCGCCGTGCTGACATCGTCGTTGCCGCGGCCGGCGTCCCCGAACTCGTCGACGGCTCGATGGTCGGCGAGGGTGCCGTCGTAATCGACGTCGGAGTCAACCGCGTCGAGGCCGACACCGAGAAGGGCTACGAACTCGTCGGTGACGTCGAGTTCGAGAGTGCGAAAGCGAAGGCCAGCGCGATCACGCCCGTCCCTGGCGGCGTCGGGCCGATGACCCGTGCGATGTTGCTCTACAACACCGTCAAAGCCGCGAGCCTCCAGGAAAACGTCGACGTGGACCTGCCCTGA